Proteins encoded within one genomic window of Gadus macrocephalus chromosome 16, ASM3116895v1:
- the ostn gene encoding osteocrin → MLACVWLLPSLLSVGLLAHSDALHPPPRLPQHLGMRLSSRLAPQVPELQSNLARPSGGEKAREKMSEKLLLLDRLVRMENDVMEPKRKRSFPGGNTPLDRLSISGMDTKQASKKRKVMELPRRRISPTMDRIGVSRLPNNRG, encoded by the exons atgcTGGCGTGTGTTTGGCTCCTGCCCAGCCTGCTGTCCGTCGGCCTGCTTGCCCACTCAGACGCCCTGCACCCCCCTCCTCGCCTCCCACAGCACCTCGGCATGCGCCTGTCCTCTCGGCTAGCACCCCAG GTTCCTGAGCTGCAGTCTAACCTGGCTCGGCCCTCTGGAGGGGAGAAGGCCAGGGAGAAGATGTCTGAAAAACTGCTTCTTCTGGACCGCCTGGTCAGGATGGAGAATGATGTCATGGAGCCAAAGAGGAAGCGCAGTTTCCCAGGAGGCAACACGCCTTTGGACCGGCTGTCAATCAGCGGCATGGATACTAAACAAGCATCAAAGAAGAG GAAGGTAATGGAGTTGCCGAGGCGGAGAATCAGTCCAACGATGGACAGAATCGGGGTCAGCCGGTTACCCAACAATCGAGGCTAG